The region TCAAGCTATTGAACCAAAGACCAAAGATGCTTCTGAAAAATTATCATTAGCATTGCAAAGATTGGCTGCTGAAGACCCAACATTTAAATACTACACCGATGAAGAAACAGGACAAACAATTATTGCAGGTATGGGTGAACTTCACCTTGACATTATTGTTGACCGTCTAAGACGTGAATTTAAAGTTGAAGTAACAGTTGGCGCACCACAAGTTTCATATCGTGAAACCATTACAAAGACTGCCGATGTTGAAGGTATGCACAAAAAGCAATCTGGTGGTAAAGGTCAATATGGACACGTTTGAATTAAATATGAACCAAACCCAGATGGAGGATTTGTATTTATTGACAAAATCGTTGGTGGTAAGATTCCTAAAGAATATATAAAATCTATTGAAAAGGGACTACGCGAAAAAATGGCTATTGGTATTTTAGCAGGATACCCTATGATAGATATCAAAGCTACTTTATTTGATGGATCATACCACGAAGTTGACTCGTCTGAATTAGCATATAAAATTGCCGCTTCTAAATCACTTACAAAAGGCCGTGAAGCCTTGGGAACAGTATTACTAGAACCTATTATGGATGTTGCTGTTGTTGTTCCTGAAGACTTCTTTGGAGATGTTATGGGTGATATTTCTAGAAGAAGAGGACAAGTTAGAGATAACGAAACAAGAAACGATGGAGCTCATGTTATTAAAGCATATATTCCATTGAGTGAAATGTTTGGTTATGCAACTCAATTACGTTCAATGACTACAGGTCGTGGAACATACCAAATGTGATTCGATCACTATGAAAAATTACCACGTAATTTATCAGAAGAAATTATTAAAAAACGTGGTGGAAAATTAGTAGCTGACGAAGATTAATAATATTAAAAAAGATGCTGCATTTTGTAGTATCTTTTTTAATAACTAACTTTAAAAAATTTATATAATTGTTTTATGCCTTCAATTAAAAAAAATACTAATTTAAAAGATTATCAATTAAATAATAATAAAAAATTGCTAAAAGCAAGACACCGTCTAACTTTTTGATTTGGTGTAGTGATTTTATGTTTATTTGTTATAACTTTTGTATGTTCATGAATTAGCGATGGACATGAATTAAAAGTTGCTTTTTCTAAATTGAGTCAAGAAACTCGAGATAAATTAATCTTAGCTAATGCCTTGCCTTCTGTTTCGGGTGCAATGTTACAAGTTAGATTTACATTTACCTATATTAGTAACATTTTAATAGGTTTTGCATTAATATTTTATGGTTTACTTCCTAATTATCTATGGACAAAAAGAGGATTTTTTTTGGCAACTGTTTATATAAATATAACATTCTTTACTTTTTGAGGTTTAATAATACCTTTTGTATTCATTAATCCAAATATATGATATGAAATTCCTTGAAATTGAAAAGTTTTAACTGTTCCAGTTCATTTAATAAATCCCGTTATAGGAACAACATTTTTTATAATAAATAGACGAGAATTGGTAGTCTCTCATAAGACAATGCTTTTAAGTTCAATTTTTATGTTGGGATATTATTTATTTGCTGTCTTAATTTTTTGAATTGGTGTGCAAGTAACTAATTTATTTTTAATTGAACAATTTAATAAAAAAACAACTGGACTTGATATTTTTACAAAAACTAAGGTGGCAATCTATCCCTTTTTAAATTTAAAATATCCTCTTGGCTATCACGGCAATAATTTAGTTTATAAAATTTTATTAAATTTATTTATTCCAATATTTGGAATTATTGTATGTATATCTGTTGCTTATTTTTTAAAATTTATTTGTAAGATTCAAACGTATTCAAAAAAAGATTTTGAAAATCCTGTGTTTTTAAGAGAAAATAAGCTCTTAATAAAATCAATAAAATCACAAATTTTTAAGTAATAAGGAAAATCATGACGGCTTTTAATTTAAAAAAATATTTTGAGTTACAAACAATTGAAATTAAAAATAGAATTAAGCAATTTAACAATAAACTATATTTAGAATTTGGTGGCAAAATTTTTGACGATTTACATGCCTCAAGGGTTTTGCCTGGCTTTTTAAGTGATAGCAAATTACAATTATTGTTAAAATTAAAAAACGAAGCAGAAATTGTAGTTGTAATTTCTGCTAATGACATTGAAAACAATAAATTACGTGGTGATCTAGGAATCAAATATGAAGACGATGTATTGAGACTAATTGATAACTTTAAAAGTTACGATTTAATTGTAAATAATGTAGTTATTACCCAATATCAACCCACCTTTAGAGTTAATAAATTGCAAAATATTCTTGGCGAACATAATATCAATGTCGTTAAACACTATAAGATTGACGATTATCCTAATAATTTAGATTTAATAGTTTCAAAAAATGGATATGGTAAAAATGAAACTATAAAAACTCAAAAACCATTAATAGTAATTACTGCCCCTGGACCAGGTTCTGGAAAATTAGCAGTTGCATTAAGCGAACTTTATCATGATGCAATAAATAATATAGATTCTGGTTATGCAAAATTCGAGACATTTCCCGTTTGAAATTTAGCGGTTGATCATCCATTGAATTTAGCTTATGAAGCTGCAACAACAGATTTAAATGATCAAAACAAAATCGATCCTTATTATTTAAAAAGTCGCAATAAAATAGCAACAAATTATAATCGTGATATTCAAGCATTTCCAATTTTAAGTCAAATAATGAACAAAATTCAAAAGCGTAATATTTATGATTCACCAACATCAATGGGAGTTAATATGGTTGGATTTTGTTTTAATAATGAAGAGGAAATTAAACAAGCAGCAAATAAAGAAATAATCCGTCGCTACTATCAAAGTGCTGTTGCTTTTAAAAAAGGTATGATTTCTAAATCAGTATTAATAAGAAATGCAAACTTAATATCTAAAAATAATATTAATTTTTCAATTAGACCTTGCATTGAAATTGCTAACAAATTAGCAAATCAATTGAATATGAATATCACAACCTTTACCTTAAATGGCAATATAAATATTATAGGTAAAACATCAGCGCTTCTTGGCTCATCATCAGCTGCGCTATTAAATGCCTTAAAATATTTAGCAAATATTCCTAAAGAAATCCATTTGCTATCAAAAGAAGCAATTGAATTAGTTCAAAATCTTAAAGTAAATGTTTTTAAAAGCAAAAATCCCCGCTTACACATGAATGAAACTTTAATAATTTTAGCAATGTCTGCTAAGAGCAACCAATATGCAAAATTAGCCTATGATCAATTAAAAAATTTGGCAGGTATCGAAGCACATTGCAGCGCAATACTTTCTATGCAAGATATTGAAACATACAATCATTTAAATATTAACATTACCCAAGAACCAAAATACGATAATGACACCCTATATCATAAATAGAATATTTAAAAAACATCAAGTTGTATTGTTAACCGCTTGATGTTTTTTAAATATTATTTTATATGAAAATCTAAATCAAAATCGTTTTCTATTGCTTTACATTCGATATTAAATGCAGCAAAAATTTTATTTGAAGCTTTAAAATCATCTGAATCAGGCTTATATGCAACTGCATAAACAACTTTAGAAATCTTAGATTGGACAATTAGCTTAGCACAGTGGTAGCATGGTGAATGTGTTACGTATAATATAGATCCTGGTATAATCTTTGAATTTGTAATATTTGCATTTATTATTGCATTTGCTTCGGCATGGACAACGTAAGTATATTTGGAATTTAAGACATCGTTTTGGGTCGTAGGTCTATTCCAAGTGAATAAATCATCATTGTTAACTTCTTTATTTAAATAACTTGTTGGCATGCCATTATATCCTAGCGATATTACATAATTATCTGGACTTACAATACAAGCTCCCACCTTAGTTAAAGGATCTTTCGAACGTAATGCACTTAATTTGGCAAGTGACATAAAATAAATATCCCATTTTAAATTATCTTTATGGTTGTTAAAAATTAATTTTCTTGTTTTATTATTCATAATAAAATATTTTAACATAATAAAGACAAAAACAGGCCCCTCAAGTCCTGTTTTTAATTATTCAGTGAAATAAGCTATAAGCTCTGTTAAGACATTAACTATGTTAATCCAATTTACTTGAAATTGAATTGCTATAATTATAATAAAAAATTAAAAAAATTTTTATTTTTTGTAATATTTTGTTTTTAATGGCTAATTAATGCAAAAAATACACCTTAATGTTAAAAAAAGTATACAAATTTAAAAATAAAAACTTAAATTGTTGTAAAATAAGTCTATAAAAAAAAGAAGGAAAAAGAAAACATGAATCAGAGTTTGAAAAACCAAAGAAACTTAAAGAATATGTTTAAACCAGCTATGTCTGGCTTTTTCGCTATATCAATTATTAGCTTTATTATGAAGAATGTTATGAATTGCGTTATGTCTAGAAACATTAACTATATTATGACAAACATCATTTGAGGAGCGAATAATGACTATCAATTTTTCAACTATAAATAATTTTTTTAACAATCAATATATTAAGACAAAAAATAATCTTAAAAACTGAATAATGGCTTTTAGAGGTTCATAGCTTCGTTTAATATTTTTATATTTTGTATTTGATAATATAAAAATATTAAAAACATAAATTTATTAAACTAGCTAATATTAATATCAAAAGCCAAATATTTCAAATATTAAGTTTATTATTCAATTATTTAATAAAATTACTAACATTTTTAATTACTTAATGACCTTTAAAATTAAAAATGTTGGTATAAATTACAATAACATTCTTTAAACAATTATTGTTTAAATATTTACAAACAAGATATTTGTATATCAACAAAGATATGCAAAGCAAATATATAAAAATTTAAAATTTTAAGGATAAAAATGAAAACTAAATCAAAATTATGATTACTTGGTCTTGGATCCTTACTAGCAGTAGGAGTACCAGGATTAGTAGCCGCTTCATGTAAAATAGATCCGGCATATGAAAAAGGCGAATTCGTATATGAATTCAACGCAGTAAACAAAGAACCTATATTTGATGCAGACGTTTCAAATTCATATGGTCCATATATAAACTCATTGCCTGCAACATATACAGGTAGTGAACTTGTTAGAAAACAAGCCTTAACTCAAACAAAAACTATAACCATAACAGAAAAAGGCACTAAAAAAACCACTACCTATTTAGTAAAACCTACTTTTGCCAAATATAGATTAGAATTAGCAGAAGCTATTGTTTTAACTGAAAAAGAAACTAATAAACAATATGTATTTGATTCAGATGAAATTCCAAGTGAATCTGAATATCCACAACCAACTAAAACTGTAACAGACGATAAAGGCAATGAATACAAGGTTTATGAAAAAACAAACGTTTTTGTTAAAACAAAAGGTGACAAGAGCGTTGAATCAAGATCAATTAATAGTGCATTCTTTTTAGACAAATTAGCTAAAGCCTCAAAATTACAATTTGTAATTAGAAAAGGTGTTAAATGAGTTGATCACAACGGAAAAGACACTGGATATGAAGTTAAAGCAAAAGACTTCTGATATTCATGACTAAGAACATATTCAAGAAACTTAGACTATCGTTTAAGCACCGGTGGATCAGAAGAACTAGATAAAGCATTGAAATCAAAATTAGCTGAAGAAAATTCACCAGTTTATGGTGAACAATGATCATTTGGTAACATATATACTTATGCATTGTTCGGTATTGATGCTAATAAATTATTTGAAAAAGATAAATTTATTCAAAAAGTATCAGCTGAAGGCAATTTAAAAAATAGAGAAGCAATTACTTTCGAATCAATTACTGGAAAAGAAAATAATGCCAACATTTCAAGCTTCTTTGAAACTCAATTTGCATCAGGAACATATGAATTTATGCCAGCTCCATCTGACTACATTGATGCATTAAATGCTAAAAATGAACAAGTTGTTTTAAAATCAAATGGCATTGCTTTATCAAAATCAGAAACAGAAGCATATCGTAACGCTTTAAATTCAATGAATAAAGAAAGCTTACAATACAAAATTGGTCAATACTGATATGGAACATCTGCTAAATCTACATTGTACTCAGGCTACTACTACAACAAAGGTATAGAAAACCAAATCCAAAAATTACCAAAGAATACACTATACTGGGATAAGAAATGAGTTGAAGATAATTCAACAATCAAAACAATCGTTTTCAACTTCCAATCAAAAGCAGTTGAACCTGCATTGTACAACCAAACATCATTTAGAAAATATAGCCAAGGAACAATTAGCCAAATCGGTTTTAGTAGTTTAACAGAACCACAAAAGAAAGAAGTTTCTTCAGAACCAGAAAAATTTGGATTGAAATTAAATGA is a window of Metamycoplasma hominis ATCC 23114 DNA encoding:
- a CDS encoding MAGa3780 family membrane protein, which gives rise to MPSIKKNTNLKDYQLNNNKKLLKARHRLTFWFGVVILCLFVITFVCSWISDGHELKVAFSKLSQETRDKLILANALPSVSGAMLQVRFTFTYISNILIGFALIFYGLLPNYLWTKRGFFLATVYINITFFTFWGLIIPFVFINPNIWYEIPWNWKVLTVPVHLINPVIGTTFFIINRRELVVSHKTMLLSSIFMLGYYLFAVLIFWIGVQVTNLFLIEQFNKKTTGLDIFTKTKVAIYPFLNLKYPLGYHGNNLVYKILLNLFIPIFGIIVCISVAYFLKFICKIQTYSKKDFENPVFLRENKLLIKSIKSQIFK
- a CDS encoding DUF1846 domain-containing protein: MTAFNLKKYFELQTIEIKNRIKQFNNKLYLEFGGKIFDDLHASRVLPGFLSDSKLQLLLKLKNEAEIVVVISANDIENNKLRGDLGIKYEDDVLRLIDNFKSYDLIVNNVVITQYQPTFRVNKLQNILGEHNINVVKHYKIDDYPNNLDLIVSKNGYGKNETIKTQKPLIVITAPGPGSGKLAVALSELYHDAINNIDSGYAKFETFPVWNLAVDHPLNLAYEAATTDLNDQNKIDPYYLKSRNKIATNYNRDIQAFPILSQIMNKIQKRNIYDSPTSMGVNMVGFCFNNEEEIKQAANKEIIRRYYQSAVAFKKGMISKSVLIRNANLISKNNINFSIRPCIEIANKLANQLNMNITTFTLNGNINIIGKTSALLGSSSAALLNALKYLANIPKEIHLLSKEAIELVQNLKVNVFKSKNPRLHMNETLIILAMSAKSNQYAKLAYDQLKNLAGIEAHCSAILSMQDIETYNHLNINITQEPKYDNDTLYHK
- a CDS encoding deoxycytidylate deaminase translates to MNNKTRKLIFNNHKDNLKWDIYFMSLAKLSALRSKDPLTKVGACIVSPDNYVISLGYNGMPTSYLNKEVNNDDLFTWNRPTTQNDVLNSKYTYVVHAEANAIINANITNSKIIPGSILYVTHSPCYHCAKLIVQSKISKVVYAVAYKPDSDDFKASNKIFAAFNIECKAIENDFDLDFHIK
- a CDS encoding OppA family ABC transporter substrate-binding lipoprotein → MKTKSKLWLLGLGSLLAVGVPGLVAASCKIDPAYEKGEFVYEFNAVNKEPIFDADVSNSYGPYINSLPATYTGSELVRKQALTQTKTITITEKGTKKTTTYLVKPTFAKYRLELAEAIVLTEKETNKQYVFDSDEIPSESEYPQPTKTVTDDKGNEYKVYEKTNVFVKTKGDKSVESRSINSAFFLDKLAKASKLQFVIRKGVKWVDHNGKDTGYEVKAKDFWYSWLRTYSRNLDYRLSTGGSEELDKALKSKLAEENSPVYGEQWSFGNIYTYALFGIDANKLFEKDKFIQKVSAEGNLKNREAITFESITGKENNANISSFFETQFASGTYEFMPAPSDYIDALNAKNEQVVLKSNGIALSKSETEAYRNALNSMNKESLQYKIGQYWYGTSAKSTLYSGYYYNKGIENQIQKLPKNTLYWDKKWVEDNSTIKTIVFNFQSKAVEPALYNQTSFRKYSQGTISQIGFSSLTEPQKKEVSSEPEKFGLKLNERLNVQTSIFGFVRTPFISSKLGKNYKFNENFAKLVYGSSLEDLDSGKADTSESYLFGKGLSFRTLLYAAVNWDTYAAQASSGQATHWLAKVPEGSNLGGSDQGTAKLNTVTDFRDQANSLFAIDKDGNKVDFGAELGKELSPSENAKASETESSISDKMKSAGFKVLQTKMKELLDEFFKEQKITDPEKQTIEFEVGFRYLNAPQLYMNAWEKVKNVVSELDPRIKVTVKSFDDPRDPNFNAYRFDRLTGENLLAWSADYNGAASTYDGLSWGAALVPTLVKIAHKNGTEKTKFKQAFPEITKLAEKLLEYANTNKPNLSLDFEKIDQIDNRYLNSNLPAILASYKLEKDPKTGKYVIAKKDVRGSKPKPIEFDFGKDNSGKSIEPTDLYQWSAIFWASTFKNFKNEEISKIVEEFTTFVTLGYTSDVFVGRDKFVKTLINKHYVSPTLAGSLVDSYQDWRIIKDTKK